ACGCCAAGCGCCTGCCCTTCATACAACGCGATGCCAATGCTCGTTGTAATGTGCAGCCGGTCGCAGTCATTGACCGCAAAGTCGGTGGCCATGCTATCGATGATTTTTCGGGCGATGACACCTGCGCTGTCTTGGCCTGCTTGTTCTTCGGCAATCACCATGAACTCATCGCCACCCAAGCGGGCTACGAAATCGACTTGCCGTACTGCGCGCTTGAGACGCGCTCCGAATTCCTGTAGTACCAGGTCACCTATATCGTGTCCTAAACTATCATTCACACTTTTAAAATGGTCAATGTCCATAAACATGACAGCTACTGGACGTTTCGTACGCTGGACGCGATTCATCGTTTCCTGCAGTCTTTCATACAGAAAGCGTCGATTCGGTAATGACGTCAATGCATCAGTCCTAGCTAATTCTAATAAGGCACTTTCAGTGGCGTAACGTTCCTGTGCGTCGTGCAAAAAAGCAAAGAAGCTTGGCTGAGCGTTCGCCGTATAAACTGAAATGGTCATCTCGACCGAAAACAGGTCGCCTGAGCGACGTTGTGCCTGCAAGGTAACTCGGCGATTCAGCACTTTTTCGGCGCCTGTTGCAAGATAGCGCTCCATGCCTTCTGAGTGCGCTGCGCGCAGGTGCGGAGGGACGATCAGGTCGCCAAGCTTATGGCCAACGGCCTCAGTACGCTTCCAGCCAAAAATTGCCTCGGCTTGGGCATTCCAGTGAGTGATGCATCCGTGCGCATCCATGCCGATGAAGGCATCATGTGAGGTTTCAATGATTACATCGATCAGACCGCCATTTGCCGACGCAGCTTGCCTATTTGTTTTGCTCATCATCAAGTTCCATTTCACAAAAACGCCAATCTCTGCAATCCGTCCCTTCCCAATACCCAAAAACAAACTGCTTGATTCGTCCGCGCGTAAGTCATTGAATTATAATGTCATTGGTGTCACGCGTTGCGGACTTCCAGCGACTTAAATAGGGTTGAGCCGGAGAGAAAAACAGCCTGGAGAGAGAAGAAAGAGGCTCTTAGCGATCATTCCGGCCATGGGATGCAGTCCGCAAACACCCGCGCCAGCCCCCGCGAACACGCGGCGTTTTGCAAAAAAACGCCAACGGAGAGCCGTTGGCGTGGGTGTATTGGTGGAGGCGGCGGGAATCGAACCCGCGTCCGCAAGCACTCTACAGACAGTTCTACATACTTAGCACTATCTTTTAATTTAACCTGGACATCGGGGATGTGCACCCTCTGTACAAGCGAGTTACCTTAAATTTCGGAAGCAACCAAGTAACCCGGTTGAATCCTAGCCTCTGTAAATGACTCTACTTGCCTTGCGGCCCACCCCAGAGGCGAGGTAGTGTAGAGCTAGCAGCGATTAGGCTGCGAGTGCGTACGAGTTATCGTTTGCAGTTATTGATTTCTGGATGTATTTACGAGGTAACCAGTCCTCGGTATGCCCTGTTCTGCTTTGCAACCCACGTCGAAACCAGGTCGCCCCCAGAAAGAGAATGTTCATTGTACCGCAATCGGCCAGTGAACGGAGAGCCCTTGACGCGCCCTCACACCCGATATGGGTGCGAGGTGCGGAGAATCAAGTGATGCTTAACGACCCTGGTTCTGGTTGGCGATCTGGTTGCCCAGCATGCCGCCGCCGATGATGCCGGCGACCGTCGCCAGTTTGCGGCCGTTGCCGCTGCCGACCTGGTTGCCCA
This genomic stretch from Massilia putida harbors:
- a CDS encoding sensor domain-containing protein; this translates as MMSKTNRQAASANGGLIDVIIETSHDAFIGMDAHGCITHWNAQAEAIFGWKRTEAVGHKLGDLIVPPHLRAAHSEGMERYLATGAEKVLNRRVTLQAQRRSGDLFSVEMTISVYTANAQPSFFAFLHDAQERYATESALLELARTDALTSLPNRRFLYERLQETMNRVQRTKRPVAVMFMDIDHFKSVNDSLGHDIGDLVLQEFGARLKRAVRQVDFVARLGGDEFMVIAEEQAGQDSAGVIARKIIDSMATDFAVNDCDRLHITTSIGIALYEGQALGVDDLIRQADQAMYQAKRSGRNTFRFVHDNRHDSAAQKVIRAPLSNFLVKPQVNRKNPDFIQESLRAIRTHLNMDVAFVSRFTDGKREFLFVDAEAENPPIAPGGADRLEESYCQRVVDGRLPEIMPDAFLNDEALSLPATRLLPVRAHLSVPIVLKSGKIYGTYCCFSYSADQSLNERDRNMMRIFADLIGTMVEEEMVA